The DNA segment CGAAGCAAAGATATCGTTTCAACCAGTAACTGCAAGTGTCTCTTTTAGGCGGCACTTTTTATTTTGTTCCGTAATTTGCCTGAACACTTGAATGTGGCAACCTTTCTGGGTGCCAGCATCATTGCATCACCGGTAGCAGGGTTCCTGCCTTTACGCTGGGCTTTTTGTTTGACACAGAACTTGCCGAATCCGCTGACCAGAACATCCTCGCCTGATGCGAGCGTTTTCTTGATGATCTCAAGCAGTGTTTCGA comes from the Candidatus Desulfatibia profunda genome and includes:
- a CDS encoding integration host factor subunit alpha; translated protein: MALTKADLVEEIMNRNGFSKKKSMETVETLLEIIKKTLASGEDVLVSGFGKFCVKQKAQRKGRNPATGDAMMLAPRKVATFKCSGKLRNKIKSAA